Genomic window (Subtercola endophyticus):
GCTGTGGTACTCCAACATCACGGGTGGCTTCGGCACCTCGGTGTCGAACGTCTCGTTCGGTTGGAACTCGGAGCCGCTGTACTACGCGATCACCAAGAGCTAGTATCGTACGCTGACCCAGGGGGGCGGCAGCATCGCGCTGCCGCCCCCTTTGGTTTGACTACCAAATAAGGTCTACTTACCCGTATGCGCATTTTCTCCAGGTTGCGAGGCTGATCCCGTCATGGGCGGTTATATTCTCAGGCGCCTGCTCCAGGCAATCCCTGTCTTCTTCGGTACAACGTTCCTCATCTACTTCATGGTCTTCGCAATGCCGGGAGACCCGATCATCGCCATGTTCGGCGACAAGACCCCCAACCCGGCCCTGGTGGCCCAGCTCCGCGCTCAGTACCACCTCGACCAGCCGTTCATCGTGCAGTACTTCATCTACATCGGCGGCATCTTCCGCGGTGACTTCGGCATCTCGTACTCCGGTGTTCCGGTCGGCGACATCTTGCTGCGCACTTTTCCTGTCACCTTGAAGCTGGCCGTCATCGCGCTCTTCTTCGAGACCGTCTTCGGCATTCTGGTCGGCCTCATCTCGGGGCTGCGCAAGGGCAAGCTCTTCGATGCCAGCTCGCTGGTCATCAGCCTGATTCTCATCTCGCTGCCGATCTTCGTGATCGCGTTCGTCGGGCAATACGTCTTCGGCGTACAGCTCGGCTGGGCCCGAACCACGGTCGGCCCCGGTGCGCCTATCGGCGACCTGATTCTGCCCGCGCTGGTGCTGGCGAGCATCAGCTTCGCCCAGATCGTACGACTGACACGGTCATCCGTCATCGAGACCTCGAGCCTCGACTTCGTACGCACTGCGTACAGCAAGGGCCTCAGCCGAAACCGCATCGTGCCCGTGCACATTCTGCGCAACTCGCTGATTCCCGTCGTCACCTACCTCGCCACCGACTTCGGTGTGCTGCTGGTCGGCGCAACCGTCACCGAGGGCATCTTCAACGTGCCCGGTGTCGGTAACACGCTCTACCAGGCCATCATTCGAAGCGAAGGCCCGACGGTCGTGTCGTTCGTCACCGTGATGGTGTTGCTCTACCTCGTCGTCAACCTCATCGTCGACCTGCTCTACGGTCTGCTCGACCCAAGGATCCGCTATGTCAAATGACCTCACAGAACGTACCGTCGACGAGGCGACACCGCCGTCGGCCAATCACTTCGTCGCTCCGCTCGAAGAGACTCCGCTGCTGGCGATCGACGTCGTCAAAGTCGCCGACAAACCCAGCAACCTGTGGATCGACGCGTGGCGCGACGCCCGCCGCCGCCCCATCTTCTGGATCTCGGGCTTCTTCATCGTCCTGGTCTGCGTGGTGGCCCTGTTCCCCGGGCTCTTCACCAATGTGGCCCCGAACAACGACTGCCAGCTGATCAACAGCAACGGCGGCCCGACGGCCGGTCACATCCTGGGCTTCACCAAGCAGGGCTGTGACGTCTATTCGCGCATCATCAACGGCACCTCGACCTCCCTCGCCGTCGGCATCATCGTGATCGTGCTGACTACTGTGCTCGGCATCATCTTCGGTGCCTTCGCGGGCTTCTACGGCGGCGCGGTCGACGGGTTCCTCTCGCGCATCGGCGACATCTTCTTCTCGATTCCTTACATCTTGGCCGCGGTGGTCATCATGTCGGTTCTCGTGAACTATCGCAGCGTCTGGACGATTTCGTTGGCCATCGGTATCTTCGCGTGGCCGGCCACAGCCCGTGTGTTGAGGGCCGAGATCTTGAGAGTGAAGAACTCCGACTTCGTCATGGCGTCTGAAGCCCTCGGCGTCTCGAGCCTGCGCATTCTGATGCGCCACGTGCTGCCCAACTCCATCGCGCCGGTCATCGCCATCACGACGATCTCGCTCGCGGGCGCGATCGTCGCAGAGGCCACCCTGTCGTTCCTCGGCGTCGGCCTCGGCAGCAGCATCATGTCGTGGGGTAACGACATCAATCAGGCTCAGAAAGACCTGCGTACCAACCCGCAGACTTTGATCTACCCGTCGCTCGCACTCTCGCTCACCGTGTTCGCGTTCATTCTGATGGGCGAAGTCATTCGAGATGCGCTCGACCCGAAAGCGAGGGCTCTCCGATGAGTTCGACCATGCCAGCCCCGTCGTCCGCCGGGCAGGCGGATGATCGTGTTCCCCTGCTGCAGATCAACAACCTCCAGGTGGGTTTTCAAACGCAGACCGGCGTCGTTCCAGCTGTGCGCGGGGCGAGCCTCAGCTTGCACGCCGGCGAGACGCTCGCCATCGTGGGGGAGTCGGGTTCGGGAAAATCGACCACGGCTCACGCCATCATCAACCTGCTCCCGGGTTCGGGAAAGGTCACCGGCGGCGAGATTCTCTTCGAAGGCCGCGATCTGACCAAGATCTCTGAGAAAGAGATGCAGCAGATCCGCGGCAAGTTGATCGGCTTCGTTCCCCAAGACCCGATGGCCAACCTCAACCCGGTGTGGAGCGTGGGTTTTCAGGTTCAGGAGGCGATCAAGGCCAACGGCATCGCGAAGGGCAAAGCCGATGTCAAGAAACACGCCATTCAGGTGCTCAAAGAGGCCGGTCTGGCCGATGCCGACAAGCGGCTCAAGCAGTTTCCGCACCAGTTCTCGGGCGGTATGCGCCAGCGTGTGCTGATCGGAATCGGCCTGTCGTCGCGGCCCAAGCTGCTCATCGCTGACGAGCCCACCTCGGCGCTCGATGTGACGGTGCAGCGCACGATTCTCGACAACCTCGAGAAGCTGACTCGTGAGATCGGCACCGCGCTGCTGTTCATCACGCACGACCTCGGCCTTGCCGCCGAGCGTGCCGAGCACCTGGTGGTCATGTACAAGGGGCAGGTCGTCGAATCCGGCCCCTCGCGCGAGATTCTGGCCAACCCGCTGCACCCGTACACGCAGCGCCTGGTCGCTGCGGCGCCGAGCCTCGCTTCGCGGCGCATCCAGTCGTCGGTGCACAAGCTGGCCGAGCTCGACTACTCGGCGACCGACGTGACCGAAGGCCTCGACCTGATCGAGACCGCCGAGGTTCGTGCCGAAGCGGCCGCCAACGCGTCGAAGCGAGAAGACGCGATCGTCGTCAAAGACCTCACCAAGGTCTACAAGATCCGCGGAAATAAAGAGGCGTTCACCGCCGTCGACAACGTCTCGTTCAGCATTCAGCGCGGCACCACGATGGCGCTCGTCGGCGAGTCGGGCTCCGGCAAGTCGACGGTGGCCAAGATGCTGCTGCGACTCGAAGACGCGACCGAGGGCCAGATTCTCATCAACGGAACCGACACGGCGCCGCTGAAAGGCCGCGCTCTGCTCGACCTGCGCCGCAAGATGCAGCCCGTCTTTCAAGACCCCTACGGTTCGCTCGACCCGCTGCGCAACATCGGCAACACCATCTCTGAGCCGCTCAACACGCACAAGGTGGGCGACAAGAAGTCTCGCCGCGAGCGGGTCTACGAGTTGCTGGAGCAGGTCTCTCTTCCGAACGCGCTGGCCAGTCGTTACCCCGGCGAGCTGTCGGGTGGGCAGCGGCAGCGCGTGGCGATCGCTCGTGCGCTCGCTCTGAAGCCGGAGATCGTGATTCTCGACGAGGCCGTTTCGGCTCTCGATGTGCTCGTGCAGGCGCAGATTCTGCAGCTTCTGTCTGATCTGCAGACCGAACTCGACCTGACCTACCTGTTCATCACGCACGACCTGGCGGTGGTTCGAGTCATCGCCGACCACGTGACGGTGATGCAGCGCGGCAAGATCGTCGAGCGGGCTACGACCGACGAGGTCTTCGACAACCCTCAAATGGACTACACTAAAGAGTTGCTGAATGCGATTCCCGGGGCCGGTATAGCGCTTCGGGTCTGACGATCACAGCACTCCGCGGGCGTTGCCGCCCGACCGTTTATTCGTCGGGCTCGTTATGAAGAGGTGAGTCCGCATTACTTTTGAGGACGATCATCCATGGCGTCAGCCACCCGCGATGACCTACGTAACGTAGCCATTGTCGCCCACGTCGACCACGGCAAGACCACGCTCGTCGACGCAATGCTCAAGCAGACCAACTCGTTCGACGCCCATTTCGAGGGCGAAGACCGCATGATGGACTCGAATGACCTTGAACGCGAAAAGGGCATCACGATTCTCGCCAAGAACACCTCGGTGCTCTACAGCGGTAAGCATGCCAATGGCAAGTCCATTGTCATCAACGTCATCGACACCCCGGGCCACGCCGACTTCGGTGGTGAGGTCGAGCGCGGCCTCAGCATGGTCGACGGTGTCGTTCTGCTCGTCGACGCCTCTGAGGGCCCGCTGCCGCAGACGCGCTTCGTGCTGCGTAAGGCGCTTGAGGCGAACCTGCCGGTCATCCTGTTGGTGAACAAGACCGACCGACCCGACGCGCGCATCGACGAGGTCGTCGCGGAGTCGCAAGACCTGCTGCTGGGGCTCGCCAGCGACATGTCTGACGACCACCCCGACCTCGACCTCGACGCGGTGCTCGATGTGCCGATCGTGTACGCGTCCGGCCGTGCCGGCGCTGCCTCGAACAACAAGCCCGAGAACGGCACGCTGCCCGACAACGACGACCTCGAGCCGCTCTTCGAAGCGATTCTGAAGCACGTGCCGGCGCCGACGTACGACGACGAGCACCCTCTGCAGGCGCACGTCACCAACCTCGACGCGTCGCCGTTCCTCGGCCGACTGGCTTTGCTGCGAATCTTCAACGGACACCTCAAGAAGGGCCAGCAGGTCGCATGGGTGCGCCACGACGGTTCGGTTCAGAACGTCAAGCTCACCGAACTGCTCATCACCAAAGCCCTCACGCGTTTTCCGACCGAAACCGCCGGCCCCGGTGACATCGTGGCCATCGCCGGCATCGGCGAGATCACCATCGGTGACACCATCAGCGACCCCGACGATGTTCGGCCGCTGCCGATTATCACGGTCGACGATCCCGCCATCTCGATGACCATCGGCACGAACACGTCGCCGCTCATCGGCCGCACCAAGGGCTCGAAGGTCACCGCCCGCATGGTGAAAGACCGTCTCGACCGCGAGCTCGTCGGTAACGTCTCGCTCAAGGTCGTCGACATCGGCCGCCCCGACGCGTGGGAGGTTCAGGGCCGCGGAGAGCTCGCGCTGGCCATCCTGGTGGAGCAGATGCGCCGCGAAGGCTTCGAGCTCACCGTGGGCAAGCCCCAGGTGGTCACCAAGCAGGTCAACGGCAAGACGCACGAGCCCTACGAGCACCTCACGGTGGACGCCCCGGAGGAGTTCCTCGGCGCCATCACGCAGCTGCTCGCTGCCCGCAAGGGTCGCATGGAGACCATGCAGAACCACGGCACCGGCTGGATCCGCATGGAGTTCATCGTTCCGTCGCGTGGCCTCATCGGGTTCCGCACCGAGTTCCTCACCACCACGCGCGGTACCGGCATCGCGAACGCCATCTCGCACGGCTACGACGCGTGGGCCGGCCCCATCGTCACTCGTAACAACGGGTCGATCGTCGCCGACCGCGCTGGTGTGGTCACTCCGTTCGCCATCGTCAACCTGCAGGAGCGCATGTCGTTCTTCGTCGAGCCGACGCAGGAGGTGTACGAGGGCATGGTCATCGGCGAGAACTCGCGCGCCGACGACATGGACGTGAACATCACCAAAGAGAAGCAGCTGACGAACATGCGCCAGTCGACCTCGGACACGTTCGAGCGCATGACGCCGTCACGCAAGCTGACGCTCGAGGAGTCCCTCGAATTCGCTCGCGAAGACGAGTGCGTCGAGGTCACGCCCGAGTGGGTGCGCATTCGCAAGGTCGAGCTCTCGGCTCAGGCCCGTCAGCGCAGCGCCTCGCGCGTCAAGTCGCAGAACGCGAACGCCTAACGCTGCTCGACCACTTAAGCGCCCCGGGCTTCGCGGACCGGGGCGTTTTTCTGCGTCGTACGCCGAAATCTGCGGCTTCGCGTCGTGGCTCTGCGGGTGTACAGTAATTGAGTGAAACTCACTAGACCTGCATTCAATCGCCTATCAAGAATTGCCTTTCTGACCGGAACTGCGGCGATCGCGTTGTCGCTGACCGGTTGTGCGGGGTTCAACCCGGTTTTCAATCCGGATTTTCACCCCGCCGCGGGTCTGCCCAGCTCCGCGAACTCTGCGGGGCTGCCGGCAGATCTTGGAGGCATCATCCTTCCGGGGCAACTTCCGGGTGACTTCCCTACTGCAGATGTCCCGATCGAGTCCGGCCAGATGTTGGGTGGAATTGTCCAGACGAACGGAACGCCGGAGAAAGACTGGCTTTTCGACGTGTCGGTCAATGGCACAGTTGACGACGCGATCGCGACGGCCAAGTCCGACTTCGCGCATGCTGGCTACGATTTCGAAGATGTGGGTAGTCAAGTGAAAACGTGGGAACATCGCGACACCTTCTATTACGACCCGAACGCCCATGCGATTGGCCTGAAGTTTACGAAGGACGGATTCATGGTGTTCGTGACCGTGAGCGCAGATCTCCAAGGGGGTACTTTGGTGGGATACGTGGTCGAAAGATCTCCCGCCTAGGCAGTGTCTAGCTCGGCGCCGGTGATGAGCTGGTTCGGGCACTTCTCTCACGGCTCGGCCGGGCCAGGAGCACGACGTCACAGAGACCAGGCGTTCGGATTCGATAGGGTGAGTGTCGGGGAATTCACCGAGGTGTTGCCCCTACGGAGGCAGGTCAACGGGTGGCTGGCACAGGGCCGGCGCGCGGCGTTGGGTGCGCGCTAAGCGGCGTCGGCGTAGGAGTCGACGATCGAGAGGTCGAGCGGCACGTCGAGCGGAAACGTGCCGAAGAGCAGGCGGGTTGCCGCTGCGGCGGAGGCTCGCAGAGCATCCGCCACCGCCTCGGCGTGCACGGCGGGGGTGTGCACGATGACCTCGTCGTGCAAGAAGAACACGAGGTGCGGCCGGGCGTCGAACGGCGCCGCGGCCCAACCGCGAGCGGCGACGTGGTTCGTGCCGGGAGCGGGAGCGGCGACGTAGTTCGCGCCGGGAGCGGGAGCGGCGACGTGGTTCGCGCCTGGAGCGGGAGCGGCGACGCCGTTCGCGCCGGGTGTAGCGGATGCCGCGCCCAGCTCGACGGGCGCGAACGCCGCCAGGGCGCGGCGCAGGTCGGCCATCCAGCACAGCGCCCAGTCGGCAGCGCTCGCCTGCACCACGAAGTTGCGCGTGAAGCGGCCCCAGTCCCGCGCTTCTCGGCGTGCCCGGGCAAGCTCTGCCTCGTTCGCCGCGCCCTCGGATGCCCGGGCCTGCGTCTCCGACCACGACTCACTCGGCCGGGGTGAGCTGCGCCCGAGCCTCGAGGTGACGACCTCGCCGCGCTCACCGGCCCGCGCCGCGTTCTCGACGAACGCCAGCGCGGTCGGAAAGGCTCGCGCCAGCCGCGGCAGCAGCCGCCCGCTTTCTCCCGTCGTTGCGCCGTACATGGCTCCGAGCATGGCGACCTTGGCCTCGGCGCGGGTCGAAACGGCACCGCTGGCCACGATTCCGGCGTACAGATCGCGGTCGCGACCGGCGGCTGCCATCACGTGGTCGCCCGATATTCCGGCGAGGATGCGCGGCTCGAGCTGTGCGGCATCGGCCACGACGAGCTTCCAGCCGTCGTCGGCGGTCACCGCCCGGCGCACCTGCTTCGGCAGCTGTAGTGCGCCCCCGCCGCGCGTCGCCCAGCGCCCGGAGACAACGCCGCCCGGCACGTACTCGGGAGTGAATCGGCCGTTGCTGACCCACTGCTGCATCCACGACCATCCGTTTGCGCTGAGCAGGCGCGAGAGCTTCTTGTATTCGAGCAGCGGCGCTATCGCCGTATGCCCGAGCTGCTTCAGCTCCCACGAGCGAGTCGTCGTGACAGTGAGCCCGGCAGAACGCAGCGCGCGCAGCACCTCGGCGGGGGAGTCGGGATTGAGGCCGGAGACACCCGTCTCGGCCCGGATCTGCGCGGCGAGTTCTTCGAGTCGTGCCGGCCGCAACCCCGGGGCGACCTGGGGCCCGAGCAGCTCGGTCAGCAGTCGATCGTGCACGTCTTCGCGCCAGGGCAGCCCGGCGTGCGACATCTCGGCGGCGATCAGCGCACCTGCCGACTCGGCGGCCAGCAGCAGGCGCAGCCGGTTGGGGTCGGCCGCGCTCGCCACGGCGTCGAGTTGCAGCGCGAGTTCGGCCACGGCATCCACGGCCCCCGGGCGGCGGCTGCTCTCGGAACCGTTGCCGTCGGAGGCGTCTGCCTCCGTATAGCCGTCGTGTGAGCCGCCATCCTCCGTGCCGCCGCCCTCCGTGCCGCCACCCTCCGTGCCGCCGCCCTCCGTGCCGCCGCCCCGCGTGCCGCCGCCCCGCGTGCCGCCGCCCCGCGTGCTGCCACCCCGCGTGCTGCCACCGTTCGCAAATTCGCCGCCCTCGAGTTCGAAGAGGGTGCTCTCTTCGCGCTGAGCCCCCTGTTGCGTCGACGCGACGACCGCCGTCTGCCACGGCGAGGTGGATGCCCGTGCCAGCGCCGACTCGGCGGTGAGGCTCGACGACCGCAGTATCGCCCAGCAGAGCCGCAGGTCGTGACACCGATCGACACGCACACCATGGGTGAGCAGCAGAGGATAGACACTCGCCGTGTCGGCCCACACCCAGCGCGGCTGTTGCGATTCGGCCGCGAGCACCCGAGCGGCCAGCTCGTCGCGCGTGACCTGGATGACATCGCCCTGCGGTCGGCCCCGATTGTCGCACGGCGTCAACGTGAACGATGTCGTCGATCGCACTGCACCGTTCGAGACGGCTGCGATGACGATGTACACCCCTCTATTGTCGCCGCAACGACTGACGCTGCAGTGGCTGCGGGCCGTGACGATGTACGAAGGTGACAGAAAAAGTTAAGACAGGCGAACCTTAGTAAGTGTAGGCTTACCTGGGTAGAGCCGAAGATGGCCTGCCACCCGATCCCAATGCCTGAGTTTGAGGCATTCCCCGTCCCGCTGGAGTCCATTCGTGCTTGCCACCTTCGTCATCGGCCTTCGCGAAGGTCTCGAAGCGGCACTCATCGTCGGCATCATCGCAGCCTTCTTGAAGCGCAACGGGCACTCGCTCAAATCGATGTGGATCGGGGTGTTCGCGGCGATCGGTCTGAGCATCGCCGTCGGTGTCATCCTCGAGATCATCTCGGTGAACCTGCCCCAGGCCCAGCAAGAGGGTATGGAGTCGATCATCGGCATGGTCGCCGTGGTCATGGTCACCTTCATGATCGTGTGGATGAGCAAGCACGCCCGCAACATGCGTAAAGAGCTCGAATCGACGGCGACCGATGCCCTGAAGCAGGGGTCGGTCTTCGCCCTGGCCGGCATGGCGTTTCTGGCGGTGTTGCGCGAGGGCTTCGAGACGTCGGTCTTCTTGCTGGCCGCCTTCCAGTCGTCGGTGAGTCCGCTGACCGCAGGTCTGGGCGCCGTTCTCGGGCTGCTGCTGGCCGTCTGCATCGGTTACGGCATCTACCGCGGCGGCGTGAAACTCAACCTCGGCAAGTTCTTCACCGTGACGGGCGTGTTCCTCGTGTTCGTCGCGGCAGGCCTGGTGATGAGTTCGCTGCGCACGGCGCACGAGGCCGGGTGGATCACCATCGGGCAAGACGCGACCCTCGACCTCTCGTGGCTGGCCCCGGCGGGATCGGTGCAGGCCGCCCTCGTCACCGGAGTGCTGGGCATCCCCGCCGATCCGCGCGTGATCGAGGTGCTGGGCTGGGCGATGTACCTCGTGCCTGTGCTTCTCTTCGTGCTCTGGCCGCACTCGATGCGCCCCGGCAAACGGGCCTACCGCGTGCAATTCGGCATCGCTGCGGCGTGTGCCGCCGTCGCGATCACCCTCATCGCCGCCGTGCCTGCCTCGGCCCAACCGAATGTGGGTGACGGCACGATCGCGATCATCGCGGCCGACGGCAGCCAGCTCGGCACCGCGCGGCTGACGGGCTCGGCCGGTGATCTGGCGCTGCAGACAACGGTGCTGGAGCAGACCTCGACCGTCGCGCTCGAGGCGTCGGCCGCGACCACCTCGAATCATCTGGGTGAGGATGCCCGAACCTGGTCGATCACCACCGACGTACCCGTCACGAGCCTTCCGACCACCCTCACCCTCGCGCAGCTCGCCACGCTGAACGGCGGCCGTACCCCGGTCGGTGTGAGCCCGGTGACGAATCCGGGGCCCTTCGGCGCCGAATGGCAGGCGACGCAGACCACACAGGTCTGGGTCGTGGGAGATACGCTGCTCGACGCGACGAACGCTGCCGTCACCACGCTCACCCTGTCGGGCGGCGGACTGTCGTCGACCCGCACGGTCACGGTCTCGGGTGGAGACACGGCTCCGCAATCGCTCTCGTGGGCGGTCGCCACGCAGCAGGCCGAGCAGAACGCCGCCGCCATCTCTGAAGCGCAGTCCAGCGCGGCCGAAGCGGCGCTCTTCAAGCTCTACCTGCCGATCGTGCTGCTGATCGCCGCCCTCGTGCTCTGCGCCTTCGGCGCCCGAGGGCTCAGTGAGGCCCGGCGCGCCGATCGTGACGCGTCCACGCGGCTAGGCGACGACGCCGGCACGTCAGCCGCCCCCGACTCGGCTGCGCCCGACTCGTCCCAGACACCTTCCGACCTGACCCCTGCACACAGCACACACCACTAGGAGTAGCACTTCACATGAATTCACTGATCACGAGCCGTCGCGCGCGCCTCGGTCTGCTCACCGGTCTCGTCGCCGGCAGCCTTCTTCTCGCCGGCTGCAGCAGCTCGACGACGGCCGGCTCGACCGCGGCCGCCACCGACGGCAGCGCACCGGTGTCGAACGGTGCCGCGCAGGTGAAGGTCACCCTGACCGGCTCTGACTGCACGACCGACTTCACGAGTGCTCCGGCCGGTCCGGTCACGTTCACGGTCACCAACACCGACGCGGCCGGCCTCAGCGAGGTCGAGTTGCTCAGCGACAAGCGCATCATCGGTGAGCGTGAGAACATCGTCGCCGGCCTGCAGCCCGCGAACTTCACCGTCACCCTGACCGGCGGCACTTACACGCTCAACTGCCCGGGTGCCTCCACCGAGAACACGAGCTTCACCGTGATCGGGGCGGCCGCCACCACCGCGAGCGACACGCAGAGCCTGCTCGCCGCCGGAACCACAGGCTACGGCGCCTACGTCGAAGACCAGGCCCAGGCGCTGGTCACGGCCACCCAGACCCTCGACACGGCCATCCAGGCCGGCGACGTGACTGCCGCCCAGAACGCGTACGCTGCGGCTCGCCCGTTCTACGAGCGCATCGAGCCCGTCGCGGAGAGCTTCGCCGATCTCGACCCCGAGATCGACGCGCGCGTCGCCGACGTCGACCCGGGCACGCAGTGGACCGGATTCCACCCCATCGAGCAGGCGCTGTTCACCAACCAGGCGATCACTGAAGACACCAAGGCGCTCAGCACCAAGCTCGTCGCCGACGTCACGCAGCTGCAGACCCTCACCACCGGCCTCACCTACAAGCCCGAAGAGCTCGCGAACGGTGCCTCGGGGCTGCTCGACGAAGTTCAGTCGTCGAAGATCACCGGT
Coding sequences:
- a CDS encoding ABC transporter permease gives rise to the protein MGGYILRRLLQAIPVFFGTTFLIYFMVFAMPGDPIIAMFGDKTPNPALVAQLRAQYHLDQPFIVQYFIYIGGIFRGDFGISYSGVPVGDILLRTFPVTLKLAVIALFFETVFGILVGLISGLRKGKLFDASSLVISLILISLPIFVIAFVGQYVFGVQLGWARTTVGPGAPIGDLILPALVLASISFAQIVRLTRSSVIETSSLDFVRTAYSKGLSRNRIVPVHILRNSLIPVVTYLATDFGVLLVGATVTEGIFNVPGVGNTLYQAIIRSEGPTVVSFVTVMVLLYLVVNLIVDLLYGLLDPRIRYVK
- a CDS encoding ABC transporter permease, with protein sequence MSNDLTERTVDEATPPSANHFVAPLEETPLLAIDVVKVADKPSNLWIDAWRDARRRPIFWISGFFIVLVCVVALFPGLFTNVAPNNDCQLINSNGGPTAGHILGFTKQGCDVYSRIINGTSTSLAVGIIVIVLTTVLGIIFGAFAGFYGGAVDGFLSRIGDIFFSIPYILAAVVIMSVLVNYRSVWTISLAIGIFAWPATARVLRAEILRVKNSDFVMASEALGVSSLRILMRHVLPNSIAPVIAITTISLAGAIVAEATLSFLGVGLGSSIMSWGNDINQAQKDLRTNPQTLIYPSLALSLTVFAFILMGEVIRDALDPKARALR
- a CDS encoding dipeptide ABC transporter ATP-binding protein, producing MPAPSSAGQADDRVPLLQINNLQVGFQTQTGVVPAVRGASLSLHAGETLAIVGESGSGKSTTAHAIINLLPGSGKVTGGEILFEGRDLTKISEKEMQQIRGKLIGFVPQDPMANLNPVWSVGFQVQEAIKANGIAKGKADVKKHAIQVLKEAGLADADKRLKQFPHQFSGGMRQRVLIGIGLSSRPKLLIADEPTSALDVTVQRTILDNLEKLTREIGTALLFITHDLGLAAERAEHLVVMYKGQVVESGPSREILANPLHPYTQRLVAAAPSLASRRIQSSVHKLAELDYSATDVTEGLDLIETAEVRAEAAANASKREDAIVVKDLTKVYKIRGNKEAFTAVDNVSFSIQRGTTMALVGESGSGKSTVAKMLLRLEDATEGQILINGTDTAPLKGRALLDLRRKMQPVFQDPYGSLDPLRNIGNTISEPLNTHKVGDKKSRRERVYELLEQVSLPNALASRYPGELSGGQRQRVAIARALALKPEIVILDEAVSALDVLVQAQILQLLSDLQTELDLTYLFITHDLAVVRVIADHVTVMQRGKIVERATTDEVFDNPQMDYTKELLNAIPGAGIALRV
- the typA gene encoding translational GTPase TypA; the encoded protein is MASATRDDLRNVAIVAHVDHGKTTLVDAMLKQTNSFDAHFEGEDRMMDSNDLEREKGITILAKNTSVLYSGKHANGKSIVINVIDTPGHADFGGEVERGLSMVDGVVLLVDASEGPLPQTRFVLRKALEANLPVILLVNKTDRPDARIDEVVAESQDLLLGLASDMSDDHPDLDLDAVLDVPIVYASGRAGAASNNKPENGTLPDNDDLEPLFEAILKHVPAPTYDDEHPLQAHVTNLDASPFLGRLALLRIFNGHLKKGQQVAWVRHDGSVQNVKLTELLITKALTRFPTETAGPGDIVAIAGIGEITIGDTISDPDDVRPLPIITVDDPAISMTIGTNTSPLIGRTKGSKVTARMVKDRLDRELVGNVSLKVVDIGRPDAWEVQGRGELALAILVEQMRREGFELTVGKPQVVTKQVNGKTHEPYEHLTVDAPEEFLGAITQLLAARKGRMETMQNHGTGWIRMEFIVPSRGLIGFRTEFLTTTRGTGIANAISHGYDAWAGPIVTRNNGSIVADRAGVVTPFAIVNLQERMSFFVEPTQEVYEGMVIGENSRADDMDVNITKEKQLTNMRQSTSDTFERMTPSRKLTLEESLEFAREDECVEVTPEWVRIRKVELSAQARQRSASRVKSQNANA
- a CDS encoding bifunctional 3'-5' exonuclease/DNA polymerase; the encoded protein is MYIVIAAVSNGAVRSTTSFTLTPCDNRGRPQGDVIQVTRDELAARVLAAESQQPRWVWADTASVYPLLLTHGVRVDRCHDLRLCWAILRSSSLTAESALARASTSPWQTAVVASTQQGAQREESTLFELEGGEFANGGSTRGGSTRGGGTRGGGTRGGGTEGGGTEGGGTEGGGTEDGGSHDGYTEADASDGNGSESSRRPGAVDAVAELALQLDAVASAADPNRLRLLLAAESAGALIAAEMSHAGLPWREDVHDRLLTELLGPQVAPGLRPARLEELAAQIRAETGVSGLNPDSPAEVLRALRSAGLTVTTTRSWELKQLGHTAIAPLLEYKKLSRLLSANGWSWMQQWVSNGRFTPEYVPGGVVSGRWATRGGGALQLPKQVRRAVTADDGWKLVVADAAQLEPRILAGISGDHVMAAAGRDRDLYAGIVASGAVSTRAEAKVAMLGAMYGATTGESGRLLPRLARAFPTALAFVENAARAGERGEVVTSRLGRSSPRPSESWSETQARASEGAANEAELARARREARDWGRFTRNFVVQASAADWALCWMADLRRALAAFAPVELGAASATPGANGVAAPAPGANHVAAPAPGANYVAAPAPGTNHVAARGWAAAPFDARPHLVFFLHDEVIVHTPAVHAEAVADALRASAAAATRLLFGTFPLDVPLDLSIVDSYADAA
- the efeU gene encoding iron uptake transporter permease EfeU: MLATFVIGLREGLEAALIVGIIAAFLKRNGHSLKSMWIGVFAAIGLSIAVGVILEIISVNLPQAQQEGMESIIGMVAVVMVTFMIVWMSKHARNMRKELESTATDALKQGSVFALAGMAFLAVLREGFETSVFLLAAFQSSVSPLTAGLGAVLGLLLAVCIGYGIYRGGVKLNLGKFFTVTGVFLVFVAAGLVMSSLRTAHEAGWITIGQDATLDLSWLAPAGSVQAALVTGVLGIPADPRVIEVLGWAMYLVPVLLFVLWPHSMRPGKRAYRVQFGIAAACAAVAITLIAAVPASAQPNVGDGTIAIIAADGSQLGTARLTGSAGDLALQTTVLEQTSTVALEASAATTSNHLGEDARTWSITTDVPVTSLPTTLTLAQLATLNGGRTPVGVSPVTNPGPFGAEWQATQTTQVWVVGDTLLDATNAAVTTLTLSGGGLSSTRTVTVSGGDTAPQSLSWAVATQQAEQNAAAISEAQSSAAEAALFKLYLPIVLLIAALVLCAFGARGLSEARRADRDASTRLGDDAGTSAAPDSAAPDSSQTPSDLTPAHSTHH
- the efeO gene encoding iron uptake system protein EfeO, yielding MNSLITSRRARLGLLTGLVAGSLLLAGCSSSTTAGSTAAATDGSAPVSNGAAQVKVTLTGSDCTTDFTSAPAGPVTFTVTNTDAAGLSEVELLSDKRIIGERENIVAGLQPANFTVTLTGGTYTLNCPGASTENTSFTVIGAAATTASDTQSLLAAGTTGYGAYVEDQAQALVTATQTLDTAIQAGDVTAAQNAYAAARPFYERIEPVAESFADLDPEIDARVADVDPGTQWTGFHPIEQALFTNQAITEDTKALSTKLVADVTQLQTLTTGLTYKPEELANGASGLLDEVQSSKITGEEEAYSHIDLLDFAANVEGSEQAFEYLKPGLNSIDPALTQQISDQFTAVDALLATYKDANSIGGYVLYTDALKASDATKLTQAIQALQAPLSQISEKVATA